Proteins encoded together in one Lathyrus oleraceus cultivar Zhongwan6 chromosome 5, CAAS_Psat_ZW6_1.0, whole genome shotgun sequence window:
- the LOC127078838 gene encoding extensin-like yields the protein MKRMREPSEKSKKAKKAKLGESSRLRPPVPLVGSPVSEAEMLNESTSPSSSPYPQSPPYYELSYDTEPSDPQSPTPAQLQARALASQQPSHPEPEPEVTSPPPERPNPTTSEPPQTPPAHQSTHYEPQPTDSEPQLTQPPSEPTPQPELSSQTHSIIPPPITSADPTTPTVNLSAINSPSSPSPASAIEPETTFPTLEEAI from the exons atgaagaggatgcggGAGCCCTCTGAGAAATCCAAGAAGGCGAAGAAAGCTAAGCTGGGAGAATCCTCTAGATTAAGACCCCCAGTTCCTCTGGTTGGCTCTCCAG TTTCagaagcagaaatgctgaatgaaagcacctcaccatcatcatcaccataTCCTCAATCCCCACCTTACTACGAACTCTCCTATGATACCGAACCATCTGACCCCCAATCCCCCACTCCGGCTCAGCTCCAAGCCCGTGCTCTGGCATCTCAACAACCATCACATCCTGAACCTGAACCAGAAGTCACTTCCCCACCTCCGGAACGTCCAAATCCAACCACATCTGAACCACCTCAAACACCACCTGCACACCAATCAACCCACTATGAACCACAACCAACTGACTCTGAACCACAACTAACCCAACCACCATCTGAACCAACCCCACAACCTGAACTATCCTCACAGACCCACTCTATCATACCACCACCCATCACTTCCGCTGACCCAACAACTCCCACAGTTAATCTAAGTGCCATAAACTCACCCTCCTCACCCTCCCCAGCCTCTGCCATTGAACCAGAAACTACCTTTCCTACCCTTGAAGAAGCAATATAG